From the Ignavibacteriales bacterium genome, one window contains:
- a CDS encoding oligopeptide transporter, OPT family translates to MSDSQVPNNSAGLPENAYRELKPGENYIPIMLPDKVYPEINVWSVSWGLVMAAVFSAAAAYLGLKIGQVFEAAIPIAIIAVGLATVFKRKNALGENVIIQSIGAASGVIVAGAIFTIPALYILNLQVQFYQIFLASLFGGFLGILFLIPFRKYFVQEMHGKFPFPEATATTEVLVAGEKGGKQALVLVASGIIGGLYDFIIASFGWWSEVFTTRVLTVGEKLADNFKLVFRMNIGAAVMGLGYITGLKYTAIIAAGSFVSWYLLIPVFAYLGGGQTQPLGVNVQLLINDMTPEQIFSNYVRHIGIGGIAMAGIIGIIRSSKIVSSAFSLAIKEIFGGKLEGNNNVRTQRDLPMKIIVGGIIFTAVLIYIFFMVGVVHNVTHALVGLAIVLVIAFLFTTVAANAIAIVGTNPVSGMTLMTLILSSIVLVSVGLTGEAGMISALIIGGVVCTALSMAGGFITDLKVGYWLGSSPYKQETFKFLGTVVASATVGWVILVLNQTYGFTGDKALIAPQANAMAAVIKPLMSQQPAPWMLYIAGAFMALVLTMLKVPALAFALGMYIPLELNTPLLVGGLISHFVSTRSKDEKLNNARRERGTLIASGFIAGGALMGVVSAMLRFWDFNWVLQEWQATHAAELIALMMFALICAYMIWDSLRAKVED, encoded by the coding sequence ATGAGTGATTCCCAAGTGCCGAACAACAGCGCCGGCTTACCGGAAAATGCTTACAGAGAATTGAAACCAGGTGAAAACTATATCCCAATTATGCTTCCTGATAAAGTTTATCCGGAAATAAATGTCTGGAGTGTTTCCTGGGGATTGGTTATGGCAGCAGTTTTTTCAGCCGCCGCCGCATATCTTGGATTAAAAATCGGGCAAGTGTTCGAAGCTGCAATTCCTATTGCAATTATTGCTGTTGGTTTAGCAACAGTGTTTAAAAGGAAAAATGCTTTAGGTGAAAATGTAATTATCCAATCAATTGGAGCTGCTTCCGGAGTAATTGTTGCTGGAGCAATATTTACAATTCCCGCATTATATATTTTAAATTTACAAGTACAGTTCTACCAGATATTTCTTGCATCATTGTTCGGTGGATTTCTTGGGATTCTGTTTTTAATTCCATTCAGAAAATATTTTGTTCAGGAAATGCACGGAAAATTTCCGTTTCCGGAAGCAACCGCTACAACAGAGGTTTTAGTTGCCGGTGAAAAAGGAGGCAAGCAAGCGTTGGTTTTGGTTGCCAGTGGTATTATAGGTGGATTGTACGATTTTATTATTGCATCCTTCGGTTGGTGGAGTGAAGTTTTTACAACGCGTGTTCTTACCGTTGGAGAAAAACTTGCCGACAATTTCAAGTTAGTTTTTAGAATGAACATTGGTGCTGCTGTTATGGGATTGGGATATATCACTGGTTTAAAATATACTGCAATAATAGCTGCTGGTTCGTTTGTTTCCTGGTATCTGCTCATTCCTGTTTTTGCATATCTTGGCGGCGGGCAAACACAACCGCTTGGTGTAAATGTTCAGTTGCTGATTAACGATATGACTCCTGAGCAAATCTTTTCTAACTATGTTCGCCACATTGGTATTGGTGGAATTGCAATGGCAGGAATAATCGGAATCATCCGTTCATCCAAAATTGTTTCTTCAGCGTTTTCTCTTGCAATAAAAGAAATCTTTGGTGGAAAGCTTGAAGGAAATAATAATGTTCGTACTCAACGGGATCTTCCAATGAAAATAATTGTTGGCGGTATAATTTTTACAGCAGTTTTAATTTATATCTTTTTCATGGTTGGCGTTGTACATAATGTAACCCACGCTTTAGTTGGATTGGCGATTGTACTTGTAATTGCTTTCTTATTTACAACTGTAGCGGCAAATGCAATTGCAATTGTGGGAACAAACCCGGTTTCTGGAATGACTTTAATGACATTAATTCTTTCATCCATTGTTTTGGTATCGGTTGGTTTAACCGGCGAAGCTGGTATGATTTCAGCGCTTATAATCGGTGGAGTAGTATGTACAGCACTATCAATGGCTGGTGGATTTATCACAGATTTAAAAGTTGGTTATTGGCTCGGTTCATCTCCATACAAGCAAGAAACATTTAAATTTCTTGGAACCGTTGTAGCATCTGCTACAGTTGGCTGGGTGATTTTAGTATTGAATCAAACATATGGATTTACCGGAGATAAAGCATTGATTGCTCCACAAGCAAATGCTATGGCTGCTGTAATCAAACCTTTGATGTCTCAACAACCAGCGCCCTGGATGCTTTACATTGCTGGCGCTTTCATGGCACTTGTTCTAACAATGCTTAAAGTTCCTGCTCTTGCTTTTGCGCTTGGAATGTACATTCCCCTTGAACTGAACACACCGCTTTTGGTTGGTGGTTTAATTTCTCATTTTGTTTCTACAAGAAGTAAAGATGAAAAATTGAATAACGCTAGAAGAGAACGCGGTACATTAATAGCCTCCGGGTTTATAGCTGGTGGTGCTTTGATGGGAGTTGTTAGCGCAATGCTTCGCTTCTGGGATTTTAATTGGGTTCTACAAGAATGGCAGGCAACTCATGCTGCCGAGTTAATTGCATTAATGATGTTTGCACTCATCTGTGCTTATATGATCTGGGACTCACTGCGTGCTAAAGTAGAAGATTAA
- a CDS encoding aminotransferase class V-fold PLP-dependent enzyme: MNHAAISPLSSPVVEQINKYLHVRSETDVENFQDYLGLVTETKNRISELINSSSDRIAFVDNTSNGLNILAQGLDWNPGDRILLNDVEFPSNIYPFLNLKQQGVEIDFVKSRDGCVTYEDIESAVTAKTKLISISYVQFLSGYRADLEKIGELCSNKGIIFCVDSIQALGAITLDVKKYKIDFLANGTQKWLMALEGLGFIFITEELQEKITPKYVGWTSVADAWNLLDYKLVLKRNADRFQNGTLSVVGINALNASLKFLQSFGYKNIEETILNNTDYFLSSLLEIGITPLLKNAGRNNLSAIVSFKSVKAKDIFDKLLAQNITAAVREGIVRFSPHFYNSKEEIDKVIVCLRKIT; this comes from the coding sequence ATGAATCACGCTGCTATAAGTCCACTTTCATCACCTGTAGTTGAGCAAATAAATAAATATTTGCACGTTAGAAGCGAAACCGATGTTGAAAACTTCCAGGATTATCTTGGACTTGTAACAGAGACAAAGAACAGAATCAGTGAATTAATTAATTCTTCATCCGATAGAATTGCTTTTGTGGATAATACTTCAAATGGATTAAACATTTTAGCGCAGGGATTGGATTGGAATCCCGGTGATAGGATTCTACTTAACGATGTAGAATTTCCTTCTAACATTTATCCGTTCCTGAATCTTAAACAGCAAGGTGTGGAAATTGATTTTGTGAAATCCAGGGATGGTTGTGTAACCTACGAGGATATTGAGTCGGCAGTTACTGCAAAAACAAAATTAATTTCTATCAGCTATGTTCAGTTTCTTTCCGGTTACCGTGCTGATTTAGAAAAGATTGGTGAGCTTTGCAGTAATAAAGGAATAATTTTTTGTGTTGATTCAATCCAGGCACTAGGTGCAATTACACTCGATGTAAAAAAGTACAAAATAGATTTTCTTGCCAACGGTACTCAAAAGTGGTTGATGGCTTTAGAAGGCTTGGGATTTATCTTTATTACCGAAGAACTACAAGAAAAAATTACTCCAAAGTATGTTGGATGGACTTCGGTTGCAGATGCGTGGAATTTATTGGATTACAAGCTTGTCCTAAAAAGAAATGCTGATCGGTTCCAAAACGGAACTTTGTCTGTTGTAGGAATAAATGCACTTAATGCGTCACTCAAATTTCTTCAATCATTTGGATATAAAAATATTGAAGAAACAATCCTTAACAACACAGATTATTTTTTAAGCTCATTGCTGGAAATTGGAATTACTCCTTTACTAAAAAATGCTGGTAGAAATAATTTATCAGCAATAGTTAGTTTCAAATCAGTAAAGGCAAAAGATATATTTGATAAACTTCTTGCACAAAATATTACCGCCGCAGTACGAGAAGGAATCGTAAGGTTTTCTCCGCATTTCTACAATTCGAAAGAAGAGATAGATAAGGTGATTGTTTGCCTTAGAAAAATTACTTAA
- a CDS encoding T9SS type A sorting domain-containing protein: MCLNRKLYFVFIFLISANVLLAQYQNVRINSIKTNEPEEVSIAINPTNPLNLAAGANINLNYHSTDGGLTWQEGRLSSTFGVWGDPCVTFDPDGNLYFGHLSTPQTNGYWIDRIVVQKSTDGGTTYDNGVGIGYSPPRKEQDKEWLIADHTNSIYRGNLYMAWTEFDEYGSPDPRDSSRILFSYSSDQGLSWSQPTIVSDRSGDCFDGNNTDEGAVPAVGPNGEVYLSWAGPLGIMFDKSTDGGQSFGKDIFVSNQPGGWAFDVPGINRCNGLPVTICDISNSPYKGNIYINWSDQRSRYKDTDIFLIKSTDGGKTWSDVKKVNGDKTNRHQFFTWATVDPKTGYLYIVYYDRRNTTDNATDVYMAKSIDGGDTFTETKISSSSFTPVSNIFFGDYTNIAAYDGKVYPIWMRMDGIKLSIWTALIDDKQTDVKRIGNESVPELFLLKNYPNPFNPSTTIHYSIPEPGFVTLTVFDQLGREIKNLVNELQTAGIHSVKFNATYHSAGLQSGIYFYKLSVNNSSGNILVKTNKMILLK; this comes from the coding sequence ATGTGTTTAAATCGAAAATTATATTTTGTTTTTATTTTCTTGATATCAGCCAATGTTCTTCTGGCTCAATATCAAAACGTTAGAATAAACAGTATAAAGACAAATGAACCGGAAGAAGTATCAATTGCAATCAATCCAACAAATCCTCTAAATCTTGCAGCAGGTGCAAATATAAATTTAAACTATCATTCAACGGATGGTGGATTAACCTGGCAGGAAGGAAGATTATCTTCTACATTTGGAGTGTGGGGTGATCCGTGTGTTACATTCGATCCTGATGGCAATCTTTACTTTGGGCATTTATCTACACCGCAAACAAACGGTTATTGGATAGACAGAATTGTTGTTCAAAAATCAACTGATGGTGGAACAACATATGATAATGGTGTTGGAATTGGTTACAGTCCTCCGCGGAAAGAACAGGATAAGGAATGGTTGATTGCGGATCATACAAACTCAATCTACCGCGGTAATCTTTATATGGCTTGGACAGAGTTTGATGAATACGGAAGTCCCGATCCGCGCGATAGTTCAAGAATTTTATTTTCATATTCTTCTGATCAAGGTTTAAGCTGGTCTCAACCAACTATCGTAAGCGACAGAAGTGGTGATTGCTTTGACGGCAATAATACCGATGAAGGTGCTGTTCCTGCAGTTGGTCCTAACGGCGAGGTTTATTTAAGCTGGGCGGGTCCGCTTGGAATTATGTTTGATAAATCAACTGATGGTGGACAAAGTTTTGGTAAAGATATTTTTGTATCCAATCAACCTGGCGGCTGGGCTTTTGATGTACCGGGTATTAATCGATGTAACGGTTTACCAGTAACAATATGCGATATTAGCAATTCTCCTTACAAAGGAAATATTTATATAAACTGGTCAGATCAAAGAAGCCGGTACAAGGACACAGATATTTTTCTAATAAAATCAACAGATGGCGGAAAGACCTGGAGTGATGTAAAAAAAGTAAATGGAGACAAAACTAATAGACATCAATTTTTTACTTGGGCAACCGTTGATCCTAAAACCGGCTATCTTTATATCGTTTATTATGATAGAAGAAACACTACCGATAATGCAACTGATGTATATATGGCAAAATCAATTGATGGTGGAGATACATTTACAGAAACAAAAATTAGCAGCAGTTCCTTTACTCCAGTTTCAAATATATTCTTTGGGGATTATACAAATATTGCAGCATATGATGGAAAAGTTTATCCAATCTGGATGAGAATGGATGGAATCAAATTAAGCATTTGGACAGCACTAATTGATGACAAGCAAACTGATGTAAAGCGGATCGGGAATGAATCGGTCCCTGAACTATTTCTTTTAAAGAATTATCCAAATCCTTTTAATCCATCCACTACAATACATTATTCAATTCCTGAACCTGGATTTGTTACTTTAACAGTTTTTGATCAACTTGGAAGAGAAATAAAAAATCTTGTTAATGAATTACAAACCGCCGGAATCCATTCTGTTAAATTTAACGCAACCTACCATTCGGCTGGATTACAAAGCGGGATTTATTTTTATAAGTTATCAGTCAATAATTCAAGTGGAAATATTTTAGTAAAAACAAATAAGATGATTTTACTGAAATAA
- a CDS encoding alpha-amylase family glycosyl hydrolase translates to MKLKIISMFLLLIPVLASAQVVTLTPAFATENDSIVITVNIKLATNKSLVGYTGDLYTHTGVKTTVDDWQHVIGNWGVNSVQPKLKRIGTDLYELVIGKPRKFYNVTSPTEKILQLNFVFRSADATKQTENIYATIYEPGLNLTILSPQSFPFFADLNDTITVKAVGSNSTNIYLYLDNSLINQTIDDTLSYNIIANEYGKKWIKIVAQDNGGETKADSFYYVVNPLVPIQALPAGIVDGINYISNTSVTLSLYAPNKKFVYIIGDFNDWQIEPSYYMNMTPDHSRYWITINNLTPQQEYAFQYYVDGEIKIQDPYSEKILDPWNDQYILSSTYPNLKPYPIVGKTEGIVGVLQTAQAPYQWQVTNYTRPENTDLVVYELLLRDFVATHDYKTLKDTLSYLKRLGINAIELMPVSEFEGNESWGYNSMMHMAPDKYYGPKNDLKAFIDAAHQNGIAVILDVVLNHTYGLNPLVRLYWNAQLNRPAANNPWFNQVSPNPVYSWGSDFNHQSTATQYYVDRVTSFWLNEYKVDGYRFDFTKGFTNTPGDGSARDNSRIAILKRMADKIWQVDSKAYVILEHFADNSEEIELTNYGMMVWGNSNYNYSEASMGYNDGNKSDFTWGSYKARSFQKPGLVTYMESHDEERLMFKNIKFGNINGSYTIKDTSQALNRIKLNAAFFLTIPGPKMIWQFEELGYDYSIDYNGRVGNKPIRWDYQIQPRRQKLYKVMEALIKLRDNEAFRSSNYFTSFGGAVKSIHINNSSMNVTVIGNFDVINRSINPSFQSTGNWYDYFSGASVNVSDPQATISLQPGEFHIYTSVQLPTPETDILNDVDDQRDVTIKNFALEQNYPNPFNPVTNISYMIKQPSNVTLKIYNLVGEEIKNLVDANQNVGKYQVTWNGKDNYGGDVSSGIYLYRLTAASSGKIFTDAKKLVFLK, encoded by the coding sequence ATGAAATTGAAAATAATTTCTATGTTTTTATTGTTGATTCCTGTTTTAGCATCAGCACAAGTTGTTACTTTAACTCCAGCTTTTGCTACAGAAAATGATTCAATTGTAATTACGGTAAATATAAAACTGGCAACAAATAAATCTCTTGTTGGATATACAGGTGATCTTTATACCCATACCGGTGTTAAAACAACTGTGGATGATTGGCAGCACGTAATTGGTAATTGGGGCGTTAATAGCGTACAACCAAAATTAAAAAGAATTGGTACCGACTTATACGAATTGGTAATTGGCAAGCCGAGGAAGTTTTATAACGTTACTAGTCCTACTGAAAAAATATTGCAGCTTAATTTCGTTTTCCGCAGTGCTGATGCAACAAAGCAAACCGAAAATATTTACGCAACTATTTACGAACCTGGTCTTAATCTTACAATTCTTTCTCCTCAGAGTTTTCCGTTCTTTGCTGATTTGAACGACACTATCACAGTGAAAGCCGTTGGAAGCAACTCAACTAATATCTATTTGTACTTAGATAATTCTTTAATTAATCAAACAATTGATGATACGCTCTCCTACAACATCATTGCAAATGAGTATGGTAAGAAATGGATTAAAATAGTTGCCCAGGATAATGGTGGAGAAACTAAAGCTGATTCTTTTTATTATGTTGTAAATCCACTGGTTCCAATTCAAGCTTTACCTGCAGGAATTGTAGATGGAATTAATTATATAAGTAACACATCAGTTACACTTTCTTTGTATGCTCCAAACAAGAAGTTCGTTTATATCATCGGCGATTTTAATGATTGGCAGATTGAACCATCCTACTATATGAATATGACTCCGGATCATTCGCGCTATTGGATTACCATTAATAATCTAACTCCACAGCAGGAATATGCGTTTCAATATTATGTTGATGGTGAAATAAAAATTCAGGACCCTTATTCGGAAAAAATTCTTGACCCCTGGAACGATCAATATATTTTATCTTCTACATATCCAAATTTGAAACCATATCCAATCGTAGGAAAGACTGAAGGAATTGTTGGCGTGCTTCAAACTGCTCAAGCACCGTATCAATGGCAGGTAACAAATTACACACGTCCGGAAAATACTGATCTCGTTGTTTATGAATTGCTTCTGCGTGATTTTGTGGCAACACACGATTATAAAACTTTAAAGGATACTCTCAGCTATCTTAAGCGGCTTGGAATAAATGCTATTGAATTAATGCCTGTAAGTGAGTTTGAAGGAAATGAAAGCTGGGGTTATAATTCGATGATGCATATGGCGCCGGATAAATATTATGGACCAAAAAATGATTTGAAAGCATTTATAGATGCAGCTCATCAAAATGGAATTGCAGTAATTCTGGATGTTGTATTAAATCATACTTACGGATTAAATCCACTTGTAAGATTATATTGGAATGCACAACTGAATCGTCCTGCGGCAAATAATCCTTGGTTCAATCAGGTATCACCAAATCCGGTTTACAGTTGGGGTTCTGATTTTAATCATCAAAGTACAGCTACACAGTATTATGTTGATCGTGTAACTTCTTTTTGGCTTAATGAATATAAAGTAGATGGGTATAGGTTTGATTTTACAAAAGGATTTACAAATACTCCGGGTGATGGTTCAGCAAGAGATAATAGCAGGATTGCTATTCTTAAAAGAATGGCAGATAAAATCTGGCAGGTCGATTCTAAGGCTTATGTAATCCTGGAGCATTTTGCAGATAACAGTGAAGAGATTGAACTTACAAATTATGGAATGATGGTTTGGGGAAATTCAAATTATAATTACAGTGAAGCATCCATGGGATACAATGATGGTAATAAATCGGATTTCACTTGGGGCTCTTATAAAGCACGAAGTTTTCAAAAGCCGGGTTTGGTTACTTATATGGAAAGCCACGATGAGGAAAGATTAATGTTCAAAAATATAAAATTCGGAAACATAAATGGAAGTTATACAATTAAAGATACCAGCCAGGCGCTTAACAGAATTAAATTAAATGCGGCTTTCTTTTTAACAATTCCTGGTCCAAAAATGATCTGGCAGTTTGAAGAGCTTGGCTATGATTATTCAATCGATTACAATGGACGCGTTGGCAATAAACCAATTAGGTGGGATTATCAAATCCAACCTAGGCGACAGAAACTTTACAAAGTAATGGAAGCATTAATTAAGCTCCGCGATAATGAAGCATTCCGCTCCTCGAATTATTTTACTTCATTCGGTGGTGCGGTTAAGAGTATTCATATAAATAATTCATCAATGAATGTAACGGTGATAGGTAATTTTGATGTAATAAACAGGAGTATTAATCCGTCATTCCAGAGTACAGGAAACTGGTACGATTATTTTAGTGGTGCAAGCGTAAATGTTTCTGATCCGCAAGCTACTATTTCGCTTCAACCGGGAGAATTCCACATTTACACAAGTGTACAACTTCCAACTCCGGAAACAGATATTTTAAATGATGTTGATGATCAGCGCGATGTAACAATTAAAAACTTTGCGCTTGAACAGAATTATCCAAATCCATTCAATCCAGTAACAAACATTTCTTATATGATAAAACAGCCATCGAATGTAACGTTGAAGATTTACAATCTGGTTGGTGAGGAAATTAAAAATTTAGTTGATGCAAACCAGAATGTTGGCAAATACCAAGTTACCTGGAATGGAAAAGATAATTACGGTGGTGATGTT